A genomic segment from Candidatus Thermoplasmatota archaeon encodes:
- a CDS encoding Ig-like domain-containing protein has product MALAIVGVMVLTGFAVFGQATPKSAPAPDAEEQPEPANVLAGGRELTYSIDHMFELYEKSHDTADLGRWNGTMGLNGWWPLRQTGYQEYQARTSYPFVLVYDPYSTKTAPDIDMGNSITTWYRLTIDAKNITEISNGPSKDPIFTPVLGPINTAGAWMNISWYGTYLETWEMQAIRAGTHYANTYYGVPMASTPLASADDGYWHELQGKLTFNRAAASKILGLSAAGDLRTQFSTAELTIEGAWFTNWMTEGGPGAAGIYDTYTAYDYSNDIRWLELYLDPASTADNLIIRFWSVSWGNEVLLIRYMEAANITRYWQGWPDDWYLNITSGPDGGSVQSRAVMGYHMYATKDSTNTLNGWALEASHMDWCGNLGVHSGYQSPYNLYDPDKTAVTHVSWAPLTTKYGMPVSYILAPLHWNLTAGEKFIVKLPSASTSVLAYNPIRSASDLLGATKTAEMAANMVWGEMVMGNGYPKSGPNNLKNFYNSVTKTITLEGPRDFAKNWNPAFPTLLDTGAPMFVLNVAKVSDYNVEIVGDTPPYDNLVTGTPYTLRVTALNGTGSPVPSYNGTFDFTSTDATAAFGVSHHHWVPADNGVFETTVTFGALGTFYVNATDANYTMDANASITVIVTALIPEFPTLLVPVIGSAALLVALKAKRKRS; this is encoded by the coding sequence ATGGCTCTTGCAATCGTCGGGGTCATGGTTTTGACCGGTTTTGCTGTCTTTGGACAGGCTACCCCCAAGAGCGCACCTGCACCGGATGCAGAGGAGCAACCTGAACCGGCGAATGTACTCGCTGGCGGCAGGGAATTAACTTACTCGATAGACCACATGTTCGAGCTGTACGAGAAGTCACACGACACCGCTGACCTCGGCAGATGGAACGGGACTATGGGTCTGAACGGATGGTGGCCATTGAGGCAGACAGGCTATCAGGAATACCAGGCCCGAACATCATATCCGTTCGTTCTGGTGTATGACCCGTACTCCACGAAGACCGCCCCGGACATCGACATGGGCAACTCGATCACGACCTGGTACAGGTTGACGATCGATGCCAAGAACATCACTGAGATCTCCAACGGACCTAGCAAGGACCCGATATTCACACCCGTCCTAGGCCCGATCAACACTGCAGGAGCGTGGATGAACATCTCCTGGTACGGGACCTACCTGGAGACATGGGAGATGCAGGCCATCAGAGCTGGCACTCACTACGCGAACACCTACTATGGTGTGCCGATGGCTTCGACGCCGCTTGCCAGCGCAGATGATGGGTACTGGCACGAGCTTCAGGGCAAGTTGACCTTCAACAGAGCAGCTGCCAGCAAGATCCTCGGACTTTCAGCTGCTGGGGACCTGAGGACTCAGTTCTCCACGGCCGAGCTAACCATCGAGGGAGCTTGGTTCACCAACTGGATGACCGAGGGCGGCCCCGGTGCGGCCGGAATCTACGACACATACACCGCCTACGACTACTCGAACGACATCAGGTGGCTGGAGCTCTACCTCGACCCCGCATCTACGGCAGACAACCTCATCATCAGGTTCTGGAGTGTCTCGTGGGGCAACGAAGTCCTCCTGATAAGGTACATGGAGGCGGCCAATATCACGAGGTACTGGCAGGGCTGGCCTGACGACTGGTACTTGAACATCACCAGCGGCCCCGACGGCGGCAGCGTGCAGTCCAGGGCCGTGATGGGCTACCACATGTATGCCACGAAGGACAGCACGAACACCCTTAACGGCTGGGCCCTGGAGGCAAGCCACATGGACTGGTGCGGCAATTTGGGAGTTCACTCTGGTTACCAGAGCCCGTACAACCTTTACGACCCAGACAAGACCGCTGTGACTCACGTTTCGTGGGCACCGTTGACGACGAAATACGGGATGCCCGTGAGCTACATACTGGCCCCGTTGCACTGGAACCTGACCGCAGGGGAGAAGTTCATCGTGAAGCTGCCTTCTGCATCGACATCGGTGCTCGCCTACAATCCGATAAGATCGGCATCAGACCTTCTGGGTGCGACCAAGACAGCGGAGATGGCAGCTAACATGGTCTGGGGCGAGATGGTCATGGGCAACGGCTATCCGAAAAGCGGACCAAACAACTTGAAGAACTTCTACAACTCGGTGACGAAGACTATCACGCTAGAAGGTCCTCGAGACTTCGCCAAGAACTGGAACCCCGCTTTCCCGACACTGCTGGATACAGGAGCTCCGATGTTCGTGCTGAACGTAGCCAAGGTCAGCGACTACAACGTCGAGATCGTAGGGGACACGCCCCCGTATGATAACTTGGTTACAGGAACGCCCTACACGCTACGAGTTACCGCGTTGAACGGAACTGGCTCCCCAGTTCCGAGCTACAACGGCACCTTCGACTTCACATCGACAGATGCGACTGCGGCGTTCGGCGTATCGCATCATCACTGGGTGCCAGCGGACAACGGCGTCTTCGAGACTACAGTGACCTTCGGTGCGCTCGGAACCTTCTATGTGAACGCGACGGACGCCAACTACACGATGGATGCTAACGCCTCCATCACGGTCATCGTGACAGCCCTGATCCCAGAGTTCCCGACATTGTTAGTACCAGTGATTGGCTCTGCGGCGTTGTTGGTCGCGCTGAAGGCCAAACGAAAACGTAGCTAG